A window of Selenomonas ruminantium subsp. lactilytica TAM6421 contains these coding sequences:
- the ptsP gene encoding phosphoenolpyruvate--protein phosphotransferase — protein MADAIRGKGVISGIAIGKIMLAGQNLDGYLVNYQPESKEVEAKKAQDALTAVAETLRENIERLQKQEMVEQAAIMEAHRMMVQDPMMAQKIEEKLDEEANAPQAVLKAAEEQAQMFESMEDEYFAARAVDLRDVGKRVAKYILGVKEPELGDEKVILCGREIEPSVIAGMPTDKIAGVILGSGSTTAHAVIIAKARAIPTIVGLNKEDRIDKIADGDHVIMDGEEGKIIVNPSEEELAGYNEKIKKQQELAAHYAQLKDLPAVTTDGVKVDLMANIGTHMDVDNALKYGAKGVGLFRSEFVFMGRQDIPNEEDQFKAYKEAVEKCQGNLCVIRTMDIGGDKPLPYLNIPEEENPFLGYRAVRISLQRRDLFLPQLKAILRAGVYGKVGIMVPMVINVAEFKKVKEFIEEAKLELTHEGKAYAEDVQVGIMVETPAAAVMTPVLAKYVDFFSIGTNDLVQYTLACDRGNANIAELYNHFNPAVLQLIQRTITSARENGIWAGMCGEMASDPNAAVILMAMGISELSMSAPSIPRVKEKIRNISSTKAKEILADVMKMEDGDEIKAYLSKVL, from the coding sequence ATGGCAGACGCAATCAGAGGTAAAGGTGTTATTTCCGGTATCGCCATCGGTAAGATCATGCTGGCAGGTCAGAACCTGGACGGCTATCTGGTGAACTACCAGCCGGAAAGCAAGGAAGTAGAAGCAAAGAAGGCTCAGGATGCCCTGACCGCCGTTGCTGAAACTCTGCGTGAAAACATCGAACGCCTGCAGAAGCAGGAAATGGTGGAGCAGGCTGCAATCATGGAAGCTCATCGCATGATGGTGCAGGATCCCATGATGGCCCAGAAGATCGAAGAAAAGCTGGATGAAGAAGCCAATGCTCCGCAGGCTGTGCTCAAAGCTGCCGAAGAACAGGCTCAGATGTTCGAGTCCATGGAAGATGAATACTTCGCAGCCCGCGCAGTTGACCTCCGTGACGTTGGTAAGCGCGTTGCCAAGTACATCCTGGGCGTAAAAGAACCGGAACTGGGCGATGAAAAAGTTATCCTCTGCGGCCGTGAAATCGAGCCTTCCGTTATCGCTGGTATGCCGACGGACAAGATTGCCGGTGTAATCCTGGGTTCCGGCTCCACGACGGCTCATGCTGTTATCATCGCTAAGGCTCGTGCTATTCCGACCATTGTTGGCCTCAACAAGGAAGACCGCATCGACAAGATCGCTGACGGCGACCATGTCATCATGGACGGTGAAGAAGGGAAGATCATCGTGAACCCCAGCGAAGAAGAACTGGCTGGCTACAACGAAAAGATCAAGAAGCAGCAGGAACTGGCTGCTCATTATGCACAGCTCAAAGACCTGCCGGCTGTTACCACGGACGGCGTGAAAGTTGACCTGATGGCCAACATCGGTACGCATATGGATGTGGACAACGCCCTCAAGTATGGTGCTAAAGGCGTAGGCCTGTTCCGTTCTGAGTTCGTGTTCATGGGCCGTCAGGACATTCCGAACGAAGAAGACCAGTTCAAGGCTTACAAAGAAGCTGTGGAAAAGTGCCAGGGCAACCTCTGCGTTATCCGCACCATGGATATCGGTGGTGACAAACCCCTGCCGTACCTGAACATTCCGGAAGAAGAAAACCCGTTCCTGGGCTACCGTGCAGTCCGCATCAGCCTGCAGCGCCGCGACCTCTTCCTGCCGCAGCTGAAGGCAATCCTGCGTGCTGGCGTATATGGCAAGGTTGGTATCATGGTACCGATGGTCATCAACGTAGCTGAATTCAAGAAGGTTAAAGAATTCATCGAAGAAGCTAAGCTGGAACTGACCCATGAGGGCAAGGCTTATGCTGAAGATGTTCAGGTTGGTATCATGGTTGAGACGCCGGCTGCTGCTGTTATGACGCCGGTTCTGGCCAAATACGTGGACTTCTTCTCCATCGGCACCAACGACCTGGTTCAGTACACGCTGGCTTGCGACCGCGGCAATGCCAACATCGCTGAACTCTACAACCACTTCAACCCGGCTGTACTGCAGCTGATTCAGCGCACCATCACCAGCGCCCGTGAAAACGGCATCTGGGCCGGCATGTGTGGTGAAATGGCCAGCGATCCGAACGCTGCTGTTATCCTGATGGCTATGGGCATCAGCGAACTCTCCATGTCCGCTCCGTCCATTCCGCGTGTTAAGGAAAAGATCCGCAACATCAGCTCCACGAAGGCTAAGGAAATCCTCGCTGACGTGATGAAGATGGAAGATGGCGACGAAATCAAAGCTTACCTGAGCAAGGTACTGTAA
- a CDS encoding HPr family phosphocarrier protein: protein MTQEVVTIENKTGIHARPASIFVQTATKFKSKVQIQAKGKTVDAKSILMIMSMGLVQGTEITIVADGPDEADAVKALKELVDSKFGEE from the coding sequence ATGACTCAGGAAGTAGTAACTATCGAAAACAAAACTGGTATCCATGCCCGCCCGGCATCCATCTTCGTACAGACGGCTACGAAGTTCAAGTCCAAGGTTCAGATCCAGGCCAAGGGCAAGACGGTTGATGCTAAGTCCATTCTCATGATCATGAGCATGGGCCTCGTTCAGGGCACGGAAATCACGATCGTTGCTGATGGCCCGGATGAAGCAGATGCAGTAAAGGCTCTGAAAGAGCTCGTTGATTCCAAGTTCGGCGAAGAATAA
- a CDS encoding sigma 54-interacting transcriptional regulator has protein sequence MYEQEAVVHHESGIHARIAAMIVQRAQELSEKYATPLFLRSRRSERLEMRSLMKLVALKIRKGDSLFVSAEGDAGRQAVYEMVRFLEGDFEMREPGKIHEMDKLLHENALMQERLQMILEAVQDGICVVDRTGEITYVNPSYLRIVHKTPEMVMGQNVFKTAPDGNRCAVLRTGVARIGSISRKKDGTTVVANVNPIFVNGEIAGVVSVIKDITELQNLMARLSQVSAKAEYLEQELLRTKKTANAFANYIGKSGKVIDVLALASKAANSGATVLIRGESGTGKEVIAEGIHYASERRRGPFIRVNCGAIPGTLLESELFGHEKGAFTGAVKRKLGKFELADHGTIFLDEIGEMDKKMQVKLLRVLQQKEFDRVGGEETVHVDVRIIAATNRHLEDMVKEGTFRDDLYYRLNVIPIILPPLRERIDDIPLLVEHFIEKISAVTGKTVRSITPEAMDILMRYKWLGNVRELENVIERVITLMDSDTITVASLPSYIKGEAADREVQRLDEESAVLPWEEYEKRIIAKALKQCGSFNAAAKELRITHKTVAAKARKYGLS, from the coding sequence ATGTATGAACAGGAGGCCGTGGTTCATCATGAAAGCGGCATACATGCACGTATTGCAGCGATGATCGTTCAACGGGCTCAAGAACTAAGCGAGAAATATGCGACGCCCCTTTTCCTGCGCAGCCGGCGCAGTGAAAGGCTGGAAATGCGCAGCCTGATGAAGCTGGTGGCCCTGAAGATACGCAAGGGAGATTCCCTGTTCGTATCGGCGGAGGGGGATGCCGGGCGGCAGGCTGTCTATGAGATGGTGCGGTTTCTCGAGGGAGATTTTGAGATGCGGGAGCCGGGCAAGATCCATGAGATGGATAAGCTCCTGCATGAAAATGCCCTGATGCAGGAACGCCTGCAGATGATCTTGGAAGCGGTGCAGGATGGCATCTGCGTGGTGGACAGGACGGGAGAGATAACTTATGTGAATCCCTCCTATCTGCGCATCGTCCATAAGACTCCGGAAATGGTCATGGGGCAGAATGTCTTCAAGACGGCGCCGGATGGCAACCGCTGCGCTGTTCTGCGCACGGGCGTGGCCCGGATTGGCAGCATCAGCCGCAAGAAGGATGGTACCACTGTGGTGGCCAATGTAAATCCGATCTTCGTCAACGGTGAGATTGCCGGTGTGGTATCGGTCATCAAGGATATCACGGAACTGCAGAACCTGATGGCGCGGTTGTCGCAGGTATCGGCCAAGGCGGAATATCTGGAACAGGAACTTCTGCGCACGAAGAAGACCGCCAATGCCTTTGCCAACTATATCGGCAAGAGCGGCAAGGTCATCGATGTGCTGGCCCTGGCTTCCAAGGCGGCAAATTCCGGGGCCACGGTGCTGATCCGCGGCGAGAGCGGCACAGGTAAGGAAGTCATTGCCGAGGGCATCCACTATGCCAGCGAGCGGCGGCGGGGGCCTTTCATCCGTGTGAACTGTGGGGCCATTCCCGGCACGCTTTTGGAATCGGAGCTTTTTGGTCATGAAAAGGGCGCGTTCACGGGGGCCGTCAAACGGAAACTGGGCAAGTTTGAACTGGCTGACCATGGCACGATTTTCCTGGATGAAATCGGCGAAATGGACAAGAAGATGCAGGTCAAGCTGCTGCGGGTGCTGCAGCAGAAGGAATTCGACCGGGTGGGCGGCGAGGAAACCGTCCATGTGGATGTGCGTATCATTGCGGCCACGAACCGTCATTTGGAAGATATGGTGAAGGAGGGCACCTTCCGGGATGACCTCTATTACCGTCTCAATGTCATTCCCATTATCCTGCCGCCGTTGCGGGAGCGGATTGACGATATCCCGCTGCTGGTGGAGCATTTCATTGAAAAGATCAGTGCGGTCACCGGCAAGACGGTGCGCAGCATCACGCCGGAGGCCATGGATATCCTGATGCGCTACAAGTGGCTGGGCAACGTGCGGGAACTGGAAAATGTCATCGAGCGGGTGATCACGCTGATGGACAGCGATACCATCACGGTGGCTTCGTTGCCTTCCTATATAAAAGGGGAGGCGGCTGACCGGGAGGTGCAGCGCCTGGATGAGGAAAGCGCCGTGCTTCCCTGGGAGGAATACGAGAAGCGCATCATTGCCAAGGCCCTCAAGCAGTGCGGCAGTTTCAACGCGGCGGCCAAGGAACTCCGGATCACCCATAAGACTGTGGCAGCGAAAGCAAGAAAATACGGACTTTCTTGA
- the tolA gene encoding cell envelope integrity protein TolA → MTFILITGSIMTISIFLIYRLCHFFGIEMKWTSLALCAVMALLVNGLAITMSPFLDKGHYLRLGILVVTAAAVVTFFNERMLRREEAIAGGCTVLHTEALPPEDQPAPPPEDTILEARRKTAPADLAEKPAAESPEKAAPTEATPAAPAKQAAQKAIAEAEEAARIIAQKAEAKAKAEEEAKAKAKAEKAAKLEAKRKAQEEAARKKAEEQAKAAAAAKAKAEAEEKAKAEAAAKAKAQAEEKARKKAEAAARKEAQERKLAEKRRAHEQELKAELSAMDSLDALLDFAYEAKDAQPKDAIFAYHEAIDRYSDDDYTPFLVIELGNLYKEQANYSGAIATYKKALDIPIIAQNDAMCQEFTKNIHYLGTVQDILAKHAALSTPFPQIPGNIMQEIEDEFQAHKGSAK, encoded by the coding sequence ATGACATTCATCCTGATAACAGGCTCCATCATGACCATCAGCATCTTCCTCATTTATCGACTATGTCACTTTTTTGGGATCGAGATGAAATGGACTTCCTTAGCGCTCTGCGCCGTGATGGCCCTGCTGGTCAATGGTTTGGCAATCACCATGAGTCCCTTCCTCGACAAAGGACACTATCTGCGATTGGGGATATTAGTCGTAACAGCGGCTGCAGTAGTTACCTTTTTCAATGAACGGATGCTGCGCCGGGAGGAAGCCATTGCTGGCGGTTGTACGGTTCTGCATACAGAAGCCTTGCCGCCCGAGGATCAGCCCGCGCCGCCACCGGAAGACACAATTCTGGAGGCCAGACGCAAGACAGCGCCTGCGGACCTCGCGGAAAAACCTGCGGCAGAATCTCCGGAAAAGGCAGCTCCAACAGAAGCAACCCCCGCGGCTCCTGCTAAGCAAGCAGCCCAAAAGGCCATTGCCGAAGCCGAAGAAGCAGCCAGGATCATAGCCCAGAAGGCTGAAGCCAAAGCTAAGGCGGAAGAAGAAGCCAAGGCTAAGGCCAAAGCAGAAAAAGCAGCCAAACTGGAAGCCAAACGCAAAGCCCAGGAAGAAGCGGCTCGCAAAAAAGCAGAAGAACAGGCAAAAGCAGCTGCCGCGGCTAAGGCTAAAGCCGAGGCAGAAGAAAAGGCAAAAGCCGAAGCTGCCGCGAAAGCCAAGGCCCAGGCAGAAGAAAAGGCCCGCAAAAAAGCGGAAGCTGCTGCCAGAAAAGAGGCTCAGGAGCGCAAATTGGCCGAAAAACGCCGCGCCCACGAGCAGGAACTCAAAGCCGAACTTTCCGCTATGGACAGCCTGGACGCACTGCTGGACTTCGCCTACGAAGCAAAAGATGCGCAGCCCAAAGATGCCATCTTTGCTTATCACGAGGCCATCGACCGCTATAGCGACGACGATTACACGCCGTTCCTCGTCATTGAATTGGGGAATCTCTACAAGGAACAGGCCAACTACAGCGGTGCTATTGCCACCTACAAAAAGGCGCTCGATATACCCATCATTGCCCAAAACGATGCCATGTGTCAGGAATTCACCAAGAACATTCACTACCTTGGCACCGTTCAGGATATACTTGCCAAACATGCTGCGCTATCTACGCCTTTCCCGCAGATACCGGGGAATATTATGCAGGAAATCGAAGACGAATTTCAGGCTCACAAGGGCAGCGCAAAATAA
- a CDS encoding PRC-barrel domain-containing protein, with product MKKSVEILGLPIISITEGRELGVSKTLLIDAKNGTVAAITIEDADWYRGVKLIPYESVIAIGDDAVTITNSENILTLDAAGDYEALLDENIRIIDTKAITKSGTIQGKVTELYIGDDGKIEKCEITAPDGTTSDVATDQISIFGKQVTVIDPTGEKKNSVAAKAPEAPKAAPAAPEAPKAEEAPVETPKAAEPVKAEEAPKAEEKAEEVKPEPKKEAPKAAPAPKAEPKKEAPKADAAKQAAADKASEERHRRFLLGKKAARDIKMDNGIVIVEAGQDITEEVLQKAKLANKFIELSMNVQ from the coding sequence ATGAAGAAAAGTGTAGAAATCCTTGGTCTGCCGATCATCAGCATCACGGAAGGCCGCGAGCTGGGCGTCAGCAAAACGCTCCTCATCGATGCCAAAAACGGCACGGTAGCAGCCATCACCATTGAGGACGCTGACTGGTACCGTGGGGTAAAACTCATCCCCTACGAATCCGTTATCGCCATCGGTGACGATGCTGTCACCATCACCAACAGCGAAAACATCCTGACGCTGGACGCTGCCGGTGATTACGAAGCCCTGCTCGATGAAAACATCCGCATCATCGACACCAAGGCCATCACCAAATCCGGTACGATCCAGGGTAAAGTCACGGAACTCTACATCGGCGACGATGGCAAAATTGAAAAATGCGAAATCACTGCACCCGATGGCACGACGTCCGATGTCGCTACCGATCAGATTTCCATCTTCGGTAAGCAGGTAACGGTAATCGATCCCACCGGGGAAAAAAAAAATAGCGTAGCAGCCAAGGCTCCTGAAGCCCCCAAAGCTGCTCCCGCTGCGCCGGAAGCACCAAAGGCTGAAGAAGCACCAGTCGAAACTCCGAAAGCTGCTGAACCTGTCAAAGCAGAAGAAGCACCGAAAGCTGAGGAAAAAGCTGAAGAAGTAAAGCCAGAACCCAAGAAGGAAGCTCCGAAGGCTGCTCCCGCCCCCAAGGCTGAGCCCAAGAAAGAGGCTCCGAAAGCAGATGCTGCCAAACAGGCCGCTGCCGACAAAGCGTCCGAAGAACGCCATCGTCGATTTCTCCTGGGTAAAAAGGCCGCTCGCGACATTAAGATGGATAACGGCATCGTTATCGTAGAAGCCGGCCAGGACATCACCGAGGAAGTCCTCCAGAAGGCAAAACTGGCTAACAAGTTCATCGAACTTTCCATGAACGTACAGTAA
- a CDS encoding polysaccharide biosynthesis/export family protein translates to MKKHIICSLLAAAALLAHVPADAAPGNAGANMVEVPATESVQPVVNGYVKAHNIFKTASLHRDQLTSEYRLTKYDVIQLSILGFPNGIGYSTGSTDSSGDVVAIGPDGYATLPYVGGVKLAGLTLEEAGEVIKEKLSRYIKIPSIVVSMKSYGPRKVYVMGEVGSPGIKNMNIDNLSAYAAITSAGGFTSRGRSTRVQVIRVIDNTMYYRQLNMKAFIRHHDLTQNVALQDGDIVYVPKSNGIKWKEDILPFFQAYTYYKAIVD, encoded by the coding sequence ATGAAGAAACATATAATCTGCAGCCTGCTGGCTGCAGCGGCCCTTTTGGCACATGTACCTGCTGATGCAGCTCCGGGTAATGCCGGCGCCAACATGGTGGAAGTGCCCGCCACAGAATCGGTTCAGCCGGTGGTCAATGGCTATGTGAAAGCTCATAATATTTTTAAGACGGCTAGCCTGCATCGTGACCAGCTGACCAGTGAATATCGTCTGACCAAGTATGATGTGATTCAGCTGAGCATTTTGGGCTTTCCCAATGGCATCGGCTATAGCACCGGTTCTACGGACAGCAGTGGCGATGTGGTGGCCATCGGCCCGGATGGATATGCAACCCTTCCCTATGTGGGCGGGGTAAAACTGGCCGGTCTGACATTGGAGGAAGCCGGCGAAGTCATCAAGGAAAAACTGTCCCGTTACATTAAGATTCCCAGCATTGTGGTTTCCATGAAAAGCTATGGCCCCCGCAAGGTTTATGTGATGGGGGAAGTGGGCAGCCCGGGCATCAAGAACATGAATATCGATAATCTCAGTGCCTATGCCGCCATCACTTCGGCCGGTGGTTTTACTAGTCGCGGCCGCAGTACTCGTGTACAGGTGATCCGTGTCATTGATAACACCATGTATTACCGTCAGCTGAATATGAAGGCTTTTATCAGACACCATGACCTTACCCAGAATGTGGCTTTGCAGGACGGCGATATCGTCTATGTTCCAAAATCCAATGGCATCAAGTGGAAAGAGGATATCCTGCCCTTCTTCCAGGCTTATACTTACTACAAAGCTATTGTAGACTGA
- a CDS encoding recombinase family protein: protein MAAKVYGYAENEADVAELRSFAGVDVILEDMAERGQYRMLRRFLREGDTLMVAHLSALGDSDRAVREEVDYLVQHQIRLQVLELPVTLQDLDEVSAVVVYQTLKDVLQVYQQRDDDRQALRSVRQQEGIQAARKAGRRFGRPAIAYPQGWKHIWKEWQAREISVMEACRKLKMSRSTFYRMAKRYQQGEKGGPEECLS, encoded by the coding sequence ATGGCAGCTAAGGTTTACGGATATGCAGAAAATGAGGCAGATGTCGCGGAGTTGCGTTCCTTTGCTGGTGTAGATGTCATCTTGGAGGATATGGCGGAGCGTGGGCAGTATCGGATGCTCAGGCGATTCCTGCGGGAAGGCGATACGCTGATGGTGGCGCATTTGTCGGCACTGGGGGATAGCGATAGGGCTGTCCGCGAAGAAGTGGACTATTTGGTGCAGCATCAGATTCGTCTGCAGGTTTTGGAGCTGCCAGTCACATTACAGGATTTGGATGAGGTGTCAGCTGTTGTTGTTTACCAGACACTGAAGGATGTTTTGCAGGTTTATCAGCAGCGGGATGATGATAGGCAGGCGTTGCGGAGCGTGCGTCAGCAGGAAGGGATTCAGGCAGCAAGAAAAGCTGGCCGCCGTTTCGGACGGCCAGCTATTGCGTATCCGCAGGGCTGGAAGCATATATGGAAGGAGTGGCAGGCTCGGGAAATCAGTGTGATGGAGGCCTGCCGCAAATTGAAAATGTCCCGCTCGACTTTTTATCGAATGGCAAAGCGTTATCAGCAAGGGGAGAAAGGAGGGCCTGAAGAATGTTTGTCGTAA
- the galE gene encoding UDP-glucose 4-epimerase GalE produces the protein MKILLTGGAGFIGSHTIIELLYAGHSVCVVDNFVNSSAEAMRRVEKITGVSIPFYQVDIRDHDALSAVLDQHPVDCCIHFAGLKAVGESVSLPLEYYENNISGTLVLVDVLRKHGCRNIIFSSSATVYGDPAVIPITEDVSKGKCTNPYGWTKWMIEQILTDLHTADPSWNVVLLRYFNPIGAHPSGLIGENPNGVPNNLMPYITQVAAGKLECLHVFGNDYDTPDGTGVRDYIHVVDLARGHVAALQAVEKNVGVEIYNIGTGKGYSVLEIVKAFENATGIEIPYVIDPRRPGDIGTCYSAPGKALAELGWKAEFDIEDMCRDSWNWQKRNPNGYVSD, from the coding sequence GTGAAAATTTTACTTACAGGCGGAGCCGGTTTTATTGGTTCCCACACAATCATTGAACTGCTGTATGCGGGCCATAGCGTATGTGTGGTGGATAATTTTGTTAATTCTTCTGCCGAAGCGATGCGGCGGGTGGAAAAAATCACGGGCGTTTCCATTCCTTTTTATCAGGTGGATATCAGGGATCATGATGCTCTGTCTGCGGTTCTCGATCAGCATCCCGTTGACTGTTGCATTCATTTTGCCGGTTTGAAGGCTGTTGGCGAGTCTGTCTCCTTGCCTTTGGAGTATTACGAGAACAATATTAGCGGGACTTTGGTGCTGGTGGATGTGTTGCGGAAGCATGGCTGCAGAAATATCATTTTTTCGTCTTCTGCCACTGTGTATGGAGATCCTGCGGTGATTCCCATTACGGAGGATGTTTCTAAGGGAAAGTGTACGAATCCTTACGGCTGGACGAAATGGATGATTGAACAGATCCTGACGGATCTGCATACAGCTGACCCGTCCTGGAATGTGGTGCTGTTGCGGTATTTCAATCCAATTGGTGCGCATCCTTCCGGGCTGATTGGTGAAAATCCCAATGGTGTACCGAACAATCTGATGCCTTATATTACGCAGGTGGCTGCAGGGAAACTGGAATGCCTGCATGTTTTTGGCAATGATTATGACACGCCGGATGGAACCGGGGTGCGGGATTATATTCATGTGGTGGATCTGGCCCGTGGCCATGTTGCTGCCTTGCAGGCTGTGGAAAAGAATGTCGGTGTTGAGATTTACAATATTGGTACGGGGAAAGGGTATAGCGTTTTAGAAATCGTTAAGGCCTTTGAGAATGCTACGGGAATTGAAATTCCTTATGTTATTGATCCGCGGCGACCAGGTGATATTGGGACGTGTTATTCTGCACCAGGAAAAGCTCTGGCAGAACTGGGCTGGAAAGCCGAGTTCGACATCGAAGATATGTGTCGTGACTCATGGAATTGGCAGAAAAGAAATCCTAATGGGTATGTGTCCGATTAA
- a CDS encoding oligosaccharide flippase family protein, giving the protein MEIADKTGDLNRKVNNATKWSFLTELIAKLITPVTGMILARLLTPEAYGVMAAIMVVTSFAEMFADAGFQKYFIQHEFYDEEEKRRSFGTALLTSCLLALIIWGLLAVFSTEIATLMGTPEVAEGIKVAGFGIVLTSFNGMQAAIFKRSFQFKLLFKLRLLTLTIPVVVTIPLAIMGWGYWALVWGMLAQQISTCLIQGHYTNMPLPKGLDMDCLRRMLSFSLWTLFESLTIWLSTYGGMFLIGTLLSSYYLGLYRGVLSLTGAAFGMITGAIVPVLFVALSRLQNDMPEFRQMMYNMQTKVALVLLPLGVSLFVFSDVAVGILLGGQWQEGDFFFGLRSLTEAVSILVNSFASEALRAKGMPRLSAFSQVLHFPVLWIALWYASTISFNAVAVGVCISTVWINLVKMIMMRQILGFSLRKMLASITNAALPAGIAGVLAWQIRLMLPFYDMVSAIVSMGAFCLCYLLLIMIRSENRVMVLAGWEKVRLIVARRVH; this is encoded by the coding sequence GTGGAGATTGCGGATAAAACAGGCGATTTAAATCGTAAGGTCAATAATGCGACAAAATGGTCATTTTTGACGGAATTAATAGCAAAACTAATCACCCCGGTAACGGGGATGATATTGGCACGATTGCTTACGCCGGAGGCATATGGTGTCATGGCGGCCATTATGGTGGTCACATCTTTTGCGGAAATGTTTGCGGATGCCGGTTTTCAAAAGTATTTCATTCAGCATGAGTTTTATGATGAAGAAGAAAAGCGTAGAAGCTTTGGTACGGCACTGCTGACATCCTGCCTGTTGGCACTTATTATTTGGGGCTTGCTAGCGGTGTTTTCTACAGAAATTGCCACCCTGATGGGAACACCGGAAGTGGCAGAGGGAATAAAGGTAGCGGGCTTTGGGATCGTGCTGACTTCGTTTAATGGTATGCAGGCAGCAATTTTCAAGCGTAGCTTCCAGTTTAAACTGTTATTTAAACTACGACTGTTGACGCTGACAATTCCCGTGGTGGTAACAATTCCGCTGGCCATAATGGGATGGGGATATTGGGCGCTGGTTTGGGGAATGCTGGCCCAGCAGATATCTACCTGTTTGATTCAAGGTCACTATACCAATATGCCACTGCCGAAAGGTCTTGATATGGATTGTCTGCGGCGTATGCTGTCCTTTTCCTTGTGGACGCTTTTTGAGTCCCTGACTATCTGGCTTAGTACATATGGCGGCATGTTTTTGATAGGAACTTTGCTTAGTAGTTATTATCTAGGGCTATATCGTGGTGTATTAAGCCTTACAGGTGCAGCTTTTGGTATGATAACGGGTGCAATTGTGCCTGTGCTTTTTGTGGCGTTGTCGCGTTTGCAAAATGATATGCCAGAGTTTCGGCAAATGATGTACAATATGCAAACTAAGGTAGCTTTGGTACTTTTGCCTTTGGGAGTGTCGTTGTTTGTGTTTTCTGATGTAGCGGTGGGAATTCTGTTAGGAGGACAATGGCAGGAAGGGGATTTTTTCTTTGGCTTGAGGAGTCTTACAGAGGCAGTGTCAATCTTAGTAAACAGTTTTGCTTCGGAGGCTTTGCGGGCTAAAGGAATGCCGCGTTTATCTGCTTTTTCCCAAGTATTGCATTTCCCTGTCCTGTGGATAGCCTTGTGGTATGCATCTACGATTAGTTTTAATGCTGTCGCAGTAGGTGTTTGCATCAGTACAGTATGGATAAATTTGGTCAAAATGATAATGATGCGGCAAATTTTGGGCTTTTCGTTGCGTAAGATGCTGGCGAGTATAACCAATGCTGCGCTGCCCGCCGGGATAGCTGGAGTTTTGGCCTGGCAAATACGTTTGATGCTTCCTTTTTATGATATGGTGTCTGCAATAGTGTCTATGGGGGCGTTCTGCCTGTGTTATCTGTTGCTCATTATGATAAGAAGTGAAAACAGAGTGATGGTGTTGGCAGGATGGGAAAAAGTTCGTTTGATCGTAGCTCGCAGAGTTCATTGA
- a CDS encoding ATP-grasp fold amidoligase family protein, with product MGIKKILKENLPSVMLVPLKRAYSDMHYAAMHVVPEEWYLKRRFKKRVGYPLNLDNPRTFNEKLQWLKLHDRNPLYTKMVDKYEAKKYVAELIGEEYIIPTLGVWDHFDEIDFDELPNQFVLKCTHDSGSIVICKDKNNFDRQAAKKKLERGLRHNYYYAGGFEWPYKNVKPRIIAEKYMVDELTKELRDYKFFTFHGEPKALFIASERFKDGEETKFDFYDMQFHHLDLKSGHPNAKCFNEKPKQFERMKVLASKLAGDTAHLRVDFYEINGKIYWGELTFFHWSGMVPFEPFEWDNKFGEWLTLS from the coding sequence TTGGGGATAAAGAAAATTCTTAAGGAAAATCTGCCGTCGGTTATGCTGGTGCCGCTGAAAAGGGCATACAGTGATATGCACTATGCCGCTATGCATGTGGTGCCGGAGGAATGGTATTTGAAGCGGCGTTTTAAGAAGCGGGTGGGGTATCCTTTGAATTTGGATAATCCCCGTACGTTCAATGAAAAGCTGCAATGGCTGAAGCTGCATGATCGCAATCCGCTGTATACGAAAATGGTGGACAAATATGAAGCTAAAAAATATGTGGCAGAGTTGATTGGGGAGGAATATATTATTCCCACTTTGGGAGTATGGGATCATTTTGATGAAATTGATTTTGATGAATTGCCCAATCAGTTTGTATTGAAATGTACTCATGACAGTGGCAGTATTGTTATCTGCAAGGATAAAAACAACTTTGATAGACAAGCGGCCAAAAAGAAGTTGGAGCGAGGGTTGAGACACAACTATTATTATGCTGGCGGTTTTGAATGGCCATATAAAAATGTAAAGCCGCGAATTATTGCGGAAAAGTATATGGTGGATGAGTTGACAAAAGAATTAAGAGATTATAAGTTTTTTACTTTTCATGGAGAGCCTAAAGCTCTTTTTATTGCAAGTGAAAGATTTAAAGATGGTGAAGAAACAAAATTTGATTTTTATGATATGCAGTTTCATCATTTGGATTTAAAATCTGGTCATCCAAATGCAAAATGTTTTAATGAGAAACCGAAACAATTTGAACGTATGAAGGTATTGGCATCAAAATTAGCAGGAGATACTGCGCATTTAAGAGTTGATTTTTACGAAATTAATGGAAAAATATACTGGGGCGAATTGACGTTTTTTCATTGGTCTGGGATGGTTCCTTTTGAACCATTTGAATGGGATAATAAATTTGGCGAGTGGTTGACACTAAGCTGA